DNA from Ignavibacteriales bacterium:
GTTTATTATTTTCCTGTGACTTCCTTAATTCATATAGGTGGTGCAACAGTAGATAAAATGCAATGGTTTAAATATAAAAATCAGGCAAAGGTGTATATTCAGTTCTTTCAAAAGCATTATAAGGGAATGAGTTTATTTTTCGCTATCCTTTCTCATTTTATTGGTTTACTCTTAAGAATCCTGCTATCTTTTTTTTCAGGCTTGATAACTTTCCGAAAAAGTCATCTCATAAAATCATATTTTTACTTGCGTCAAATGTTTATTTATCCAAAGAATGTTTTTTAATAATTACTCAATTCCTGGAATACTCAATGAAAAAAATAATGGTTCTCTTTGGTACTCGTCCGGAAGCAATTAAACTGGCTCCGGTAATTAAAGCGCTTAAAAAAGAAAAAGGATTTAAAACTTTAGTCTGTTCAACCGGACAGCATCGCGAAATGCTCCGCCAGGTTTTAGATATTTTTAAAATAAAGATTGATGCCGACCTCGATTTAATGAAACCTAATCAGGATCTATTTGATATTACGGTTTACTCAGTGGCAAGACTGAAGGAAGTTTTGGCAAAGTATAAACCTGATCTTTTAATCGTGCAGGGAGATACTTCCACGGCATTTGTTTCTGCTCTTTCAGCTTTCTATAAAAAAATAAAGATTGGACATGTTGAAGCAGGTTTGCGTAGTTATAATATTTACAGTCCTTATCCGGAAGAAGCAAACAGAAGATTCATTTCAGTTATTACAAATTACCACTGGACGCCAACAATTGATTCCAAGAAATGTTTGTTATCGGAAGGAATTCCACCAAAGGATGTTTATGTTACCGGAAACACTGTTATTGATGCTTTGAATGAAGTAAAAGATTTACTAAGTAAACCGGTTCATTCCAAAAAGATTGAACAATCATTGCAGGAAAATCTTCCTGAAGATTTCTTTAAGAAAAAATTTGTTTTAATTACAATGCACCGGCGTGAAAAATTTGGAGAAGAATTTAATAACTCTCTTGTTGCAATTAAAGAACTTTCAGAAAAACATACTGAATTGAATTTCGTTTATCCTGTTCACTTAAACCCGAATGTAAAAGGTCCGGTTCATTTCATATTATCTAAATCCACGAATATTTATCTTATTCCACCGCAGGATTATCTGAACTTCATCTACTTAATGAGCAAATGTTATTTCATAATGAGTGATTCCGGAGGAGTTCAGGAAGAATGTTTCGTTTTCCGTAAACCAATTATTGTTATGCGTGATGTTACTGAAAGGAATGAAGCAATTAAAGCGGGTTATGCTTTTTTGGTTGGCAGCAATCCAACAAAAATTAAAAGACAATTTGAATCGATAAATAAAAAACTCTCCGATGGTTTCAACTACTTCAGAACTAAAAATCCCTTCGGTGATGGAAAAGCATCTGAAAGGATTGTGAAAATAATAAAGAAGGATTTTGTAGAATAAATCGATATTAGAAACATCTGAAAAATTAATAATTAGTTGAGTGTCATTCCCACGAAAGTGGGAATCTAGAATAAATTCAGTAGATTCCTGCTTTCGCAGGAATGACATATTGAATTTTTCAGAAGTTACTATTAGTAATTCCTTGTTCTTTGTTCAACTTTTCTTTTCTCATTCACAGTGTAATTTATGTGGAGTTACACCTATTATTTCCTTAATTTTGCTATCGAATTTAATGAAGCAACAATTACCTGATGATTTCAAATCGCGATATAATTATTTTTGGAGATGACTGGGGCAGGTTTCCATCAACTATCCAACATATTGGAAAGGTCTTATCAAAAACTAATAGAATTCTATGGATAGGTTCGCTTGGACTAAGAAAACCAGAACTCAAATTAAAAGATTTGAAAAGAGTATTTGAAAAGGTTTCAAATCTATTTGAAAGAAAAAATATTGAATCAGAAAAATTACCAGTCATAGAACTTCATCCGTTTGTACTTCCTTTTCACGATTTTGAGTTTGTTAGAAAGCTGAATAAAAAATTTATTATCAGCTCGATTAGAAAAAAAATTAGTGAGTTGAAATTTCAAAACCCAATTCTGATTACTTCTTCTCCAATTATTGCCGATTTGATTGGTGAATTTAACGAATCATCCGCACATTACTTTTGTCTTGATGATTATACTCTTTTTGATGGAGCATTTAAGTCTCTTTTAATTCTTGAAAAGCAATTGCTTGGAAAAGTCGATAGCTGTTTTTCAATCTCAGACGTTCTTATGAAAAGCAGAATACCTAAATCTGGAAAAAGCTATTTCCTTCCACAAGGTGTGGAGTCCGGGCATTTTACAAGTGCAAGTATTGAAATTCCAAATGAAATAAAAAATTTAAAGAAACCGGTTATAGGATTTTTTGGTTTGCTTGCTCCATGGATTAATATCGATCTGATTTGCAAGTCCGCCTGTAATTATCCTGAGTATACTTTTTTAATAATTGGAAAGCCGGCAACTGATATCTCTCAATTTGATGAAATAAAAAATCTAAAATTTGTAGGAGAAATTCCTTATAAAGAACTTCCAGCGTATGCAAAAGTTTTTGATGTTGGATTAATTCCTTTTAAAGTAAACGAACTTACAATTGCTGCCAATCCAATTAAGCTACTGGAGTATTTATCAATGGGAATTCCAGTTGTATCTACAGACCTTCCGGAAGCAGCAAAGTTTAAAGATTATATTTTTATTGCAAAAGATGACAAGGAATTTATAAATCAGATCCAGACTGCTGTTTTAGATAACCAGCCTATAAGAAATAAAGCAAGAATGATAGAAGCGGAAAAATATTCCTGGCAATCGATTACAGAAAATATTTCTAAAAGTATTTTGGAAATTGAAAAGGCAAAGAAGATTCTGGCAAAAGAGGTGAGATGAATTTTATCTTAGTTACACAATATTATCCACCGGTTATTGGCGGCGGTTCGCAGCGCAGCGTTGGCTTTGTGGAAGAATTATCTAAACTTGGAGTAAAGGTTACAGTAGTTACACCTTTTCCAAGCTACCTTATGAGTAAAGAAGAAATAAAAACTAAATTTAAGCTTTTTGAAAAAACCATTGAAGATGGAATAACAATCTATAGAACTTTTGTATATGCGAACGACAGGGGAAATTTTGTAAAACGAATGCTCTATTATCTTAGCTTTACCTTTTCTTCTACACTCGTTACTCTTTTTCAGATTAAGGAAATGGATTTTATTTTAACAGTATCGCCTCCGCTTTTTACCGGCATATCTGGCATCATCGTAAAAAAATTTAAAAAGGTAAAATTTATTTTTGATATAGGAGACTTATGGCCCGAGTCTGCAATTCAGCTTGGTTTTCTTAAAAATAAAACCGCAATTCAACTTGCGGAAAAATTAGAAAGAGCCATTTACAGAAACAGCGATATAGTTAATGTTGTTACTAAGTACACATTAAATAAACTTCAAAACTTGCATCCTTACATAAAAAAACTTCTATACGTTCCAAATTTTGTAAACAGTGAATCATACAAAAAGCAAAATAAAAACGATGAAATTTTGGTTAAACATAATCTTAATAATAAACTGATTATCGGTTATGCTGGTAACATCGGCAGCGCACAGGGATTAAAAATAATGACTGATGCCGCCCTGCTTACAAAAGAAAATGAAAGGATATTTTATTTAATAATTGGTGATGGAGTAGAAAAAGGATTGCTTGAATCGGAAATAAGTAAAAATAAATTAAAAAATATTTTACTGCTTCCACCGGTTTCAAGGGATGAAATAATAAAATATATTTCAGTATTC
Protein-coding regions in this window:
- a CDS encoding glycosyltransferase family 4 protein; protein product: MNFILVTQYYPPVIGGGSQRSVGFVEELSKLGVKVTVVTPFPSYLMSKEEIKTKFKLFEKTIEDGITIYRTFVYANDRGNFVKRMLYYLSFTFSSTLVTLFQIKEMDFILTVSPPLFTGISGIIVKKFKKVKFIFDIGDLWPESAIQLGFLKNKTAIQLAEKLERAIYRNSDIVNVVTKYTLNKLQNLHPYIKKLLYVPNFVNSESYKKQNKNDEILVKHNLNNKLIIGYAGNIGSAQGLKIMTDAALLTKENERIFYLIIGDGVEKGLLESEISKNKLKNILLLPPVSRDEIIKYISVFDLMVVPLVKNDLFKITIPSKLYESMAAEIPVLLCVDGEARKIVEETNCGYYVEPENGKMLADKIIEFSKSNPSTNLLGENGRKRAEEEFDRKRVIEIFYNELISEK
- the wecB gene encoding UDP-N-acetylglucosamine 2-epimerase (non-hydrolyzing), which codes for MKKIMVLFGTRPEAIKLAPVIKALKKEKGFKTLVCSTGQHREMLRQVLDIFKIKIDADLDLMKPNQDLFDITVYSVARLKEVLAKYKPDLLIVQGDTSTAFVSALSAFYKKIKIGHVEAGLRSYNIYSPYPEEANRRFISVITNYHWTPTIDSKKCLLSEGIPPKDVYVTGNTVIDALNEVKDLLSKPVHSKKIEQSLQENLPEDFFKKKFVLITMHRREKFGEEFNNSLVAIKELSEKHTELNFVYPVHLNPNVKGPVHFILSKSTNIYLIPPQDYLNFIYLMSKCYFIMSDSGGVQEECFVFRKPIIVMRDVTERNEAIKAGYAFLVGSNPTKIKRQFESINKKLSDGFNYFRTKNPFGDGKASERIVKIIKKDFVE
- a CDS encoding glycosyltransferase, whose product is MISNRDIIIFGDDWGRFPSTIQHIGKVLSKTNRILWIGSLGLRKPELKLKDLKRVFEKVSNLFERKNIESEKLPVIELHPFVLPFHDFEFVRKLNKKFIISSIRKKISELKFQNPILITSSPIIADLIGEFNESSAHYFCLDDYTLFDGAFKSLLILEKQLLGKVDSCFSISDVLMKSRIPKSGKSYFLPQGVESGHFTSASIEIPNEIKNLKKPVIGFFGLLAPWINIDLICKSACNYPEYTFLIIGKPATDISQFDEIKNLKFVGEIPYKELPAYAKVFDVGLIPFKVNELTIAANPIKLLEYLSMGIPVVSTDLPEAAKFKDYIFIAKDDKEFINQIQTAVLDNQPIRNKARMIEAEKYSWQSITENISKSILEIEKAKKILAKEVR